Proteins encoded by one window of Nocardia goodfellowii:
- a CDS encoding decaprenyl-phosphate phosphoribosyltransferase yields MSEEPTSTDLAEAVVKGPPKTLAGGVIKAMRPRQWVKNVLVLAAPLAAGPDVVGDFGVLGNVAIAFVVFCMAASGIYLVNDSMDVDADRAHPTKRYRPIAAGVVPVNLAYGLALVLLTGSILLSFLASWHLAIVMSVYIGIQLAYCFGLKHQAVLDVCIVSSGFLLRAVAGGAAAGIDLSQWFLLVMAFGSLFMAAGKRYAELQIALGTGAKIRKSLEYYTPTYLRFIWTLAATALVIFYGLWAFQQGEKNETIWYAISMVPFTIAVLRYAVDVDGGEAGEPEEIALGDRILQFLAIAWIGAVGVAVYLT; encoded by the coding sequence ATGAGCGAGGAGCCGACCAGCACGGACCTAGCCGAAGCGGTCGTCAAGGGTCCGCCGAAGACACTGGCCGGCGGGGTGATCAAGGCCATGCGGCCGCGCCAGTGGGTGAAGAACGTCCTGGTGCTGGCCGCGCCGCTGGCCGCCGGTCCCGATGTGGTCGGCGATTTCGGCGTGCTCGGGAACGTGGCGATCGCGTTCGTGGTGTTCTGTATGGCCGCCTCGGGCATCTATCTGGTCAACGACTCGATGGACGTCGACGCCGACCGCGCGCACCCGACCAAGCGGTACCGCCCGATCGCCGCCGGAGTGGTGCCGGTGAACCTGGCCTACGGGCTGGCGCTGGTGCTGCTGACCGGTTCGATTCTGTTGTCCTTCCTGGCCTCTTGGCATCTGGCCATCGTGATGTCGGTGTACATCGGCATCCAGCTGGCCTACTGCTTCGGCCTGAAGCATCAGGCGGTGCTCGATGTCTGCATCGTGTCCTCGGGCTTCCTGCTGCGCGCGGTGGCCGGCGGCGCGGCGGCGGGCATCGATCTGTCGCAGTGGTTCCTGCTGGTGATGGCGTTCGGTTCGCTGTTCATGGCGGCGGGCAAGCGCTACGCCGAACTGCAGATCGCGCTGGGTACCGGCGCCAAGATCCGCAAGTCGCTGGAGTACTACACCCCCACATATCTGCGTTTCATCTGGACCCTCGCCGCGACCGCCCTGGTGATCTTCTATGGTCTGTGGGCGTTCCAGCAGGGCGAGAAGAACGAAACCATCTGGTACGCGATTTCGATGGTGCCGTTCACCATCGCAGTCCTGCGTTACGCGGTCGACGTCGATGGCGGCGAGGCCGGTGAGCCCGAAGAGATCGCGCTGGGGGACCGGATCCTCCAGTTCCTCGCAATCGCTTGGATCGGAGCGGTAGGTGTCGCTGTCTATCTCACCTGA
- a CDS encoding phosphatase PAP2 family protein: MEDRPAQANRPPEVAILNAVQSTIGANPAVVSAARGMSHFGEHALGWVGIAAAGWLVDKPRRRQWAGVAVGAVGAHAASIVIKRVVRRPRPNDPSVQVNVSTPSKLSFPSSHATSTTAAAVLLGRLTGLPLPAVLVPPMLLSRVVLGVHYPSDVLAGSALGAASAAVVLAAEKRLDKS, from the coding sequence GTGGAAGATCGTCCCGCCCAGGCGAACCGGCCACCCGAGGTCGCGATCCTCAACGCCGTGCAGTCCACGATCGGCGCGAACCCGGCGGTGGTCTCGGCCGCGCGGGGCATGTCGCACTTCGGTGAGCACGCGCTCGGCTGGGTCGGCATCGCCGCGGCCGGGTGGCTGGTCGACAAGCCCCGCCGCCGGCAGTGGGCCGGGGTCGCGGTCGGCGCGGTCGGCGCGCACGCCGCCTCCATCGTGATCAAACGCGTGGTCCGTCGTCCCCGTCCGAACGATCCGTCGGTGCAGGTCAACGTGAGCACGCCGAGCAAGTTGAGCTTTCCGTCCTCGCATGCCACCTCCACGACCGCGGCTGCCGTGTTGCTCGGCAGGCTGACCGGGCTACCCTTGCCTGCGGTGCTCGTTCCGCCGATGCTGCTCTCCCGGGTCGTCCTCGGAGTGCACTATCCCTCCGACGTGCTCGCCGGATCCGCGCTCGGCGCCGCGTCCGCCGCCGTGGTGCTTGCCGCCGAAAAGAGACTCGATAAGTCGTGA
- a CDS encoding glycosyltransferase: MSSPSMIDEVTETRAISLLARIILPRPGEPLDVRTLYLEESTTNARRAHASTRTELSIGAESEVSFCTYFNALPASYWRRWSILKSVVLRLELAGHGRVDLYRSKADGSRIHVQGDEFAVAPGADSTTVEFEADLGPFEDGGWLWFDITTDTAVTLLSGGWYAPVEAPGAGTIACGMPTFNRPTDLVKTLAALGSDPLVLEHVAKVIVADQGNRKVVDEPGFTEAAATLGDRLVIRDQPNLGGSGGYSRVMYEALKHSDAEYIVYMDDDIEIEPDSILRALAFSRFTKSPMLVGGQMLNLQERSHLHSMGEVVDRGVFMWSSAPNVEYDHDFSKYPLKDRDNSKLLHRRIDVDFNGWWTCVIPRQVAEEIGQPLPLFLKWDDVEYGLRARDHGYPTVTLPGAAVWHMAWSDKDDAIDWQAYFHLRNRLVVASLQLPGNGRGMVVNTIKATLKHLLCLEYSTVAIQNLAIKDFLAGPERLFQLLPSALGAVHELRKQFPDAVILPSSTELPLASHLGVGAVGEPPNPIAKVVRLAKGLVHNVKPAHTEHHQTPQLNVPTLDARWFLLSQVDGVTVTTADGRGVVYRKRDPRQALGLFKEAMRLRKELAARFPEMQKRYRAAHPELTSTAAWEKAFGIRAAEPAQQADRAEKGSDQK; the protein is encoded by the coding sequence ATGAGTTCGCCGTCGATGATCGATGAAGTGACCGAGACCCGCGCGATTTCGCTGCTGGCGCGCATCATCCTGCCGCGCCCGGGTGAGCCGCTCGACGTGCGCACCCTCTACCTGGAGGAGTCGACCACCAACGCGCGCCGCGCGCACGCCTCCACCCGCACCGAGCTGTCCATCGGCGCGGAATCCGAGGTCTCCTTCTGCACCTACTTCAACGCGCTGCCCGCCAGCTACTGGCGCCGCTGGAGCATTCTGAAGTCGGTGGTGCTGCGGCTGGAACTGGCCGGCCACGGCCGGGTCGACCTGTATCGCTCCAAAGCGGACGGTTCCCGGATCCACGTGCAGGGCGACGAGTTCGCGGTAGCGCCCGGCGCCGACTCCACCACCGTCGAGTTCGAGGCCGACCTCGGTCCGTTCGAGGACGGCGGCTGGCTGTGGTTCGACATCACCACCGACACGGCGGTCACACTGCTGTCCGGCGGCTGGTACGCGCCCGTCGAAGCGCCCGGCGCGGGCACCATCGCCTGCGGCATGCCGACCTTCAACCGGCCCACGGATCTGGTGAAAACCCTTGCCGCCCTGGGGTCGGACCCGCTGGTGCTCGAGCACGTCGCCAAGGTCATCGTGGCCGACCAGGGCAACCGCAAGGTCGTCGACGAGCCCGGCTTCACCGAAGCCGCCGCGACACTGGGTGACCGGCTGGTCATCCGCGATCAGCCCAACCTCGGCGGTTCCGGCGGATACAGCCGCGTCATGTACGAGGCACTGAAGCACTCCGACGCCGAGTACATCGTCTACATGGACGACGACATCGAGATCGAACCCGATTCGATCCTGCGCGCGCTCGCCTTCTCCCGCTTCACCAAATCGCCGATGCTGGTCGGCGGGCAGATGTTGAACCTGCAGGAACGCTCGCACCTGCACTCCATGGGCGAGGTCGTCGATCGCGGCGTCTTCATGTGGTCCTCGGCCCCGAATGTCGAGTACGACCACGACTTCTCGAAGTATCCGCTCAAGGATCGCGACAACTCCAAGCTGCTGCACCGGCGCATCGACGTCGACTTCAACGGCTGGTGGACCTGTGTCATCCCGCGTCAGGTGGCCGAGGAGATCGGGCAGCCGCTGCCGCTGTTCCTGAAGTGGGACGACGTCGAATACGGTTTGCGCGCCCGCGATCACGGCTACCCGACGGTCACCCTGCCCGGCGCGGCGGTGTGGCACATGGCGTGGAGCGACAAGGACGACGCCATCGACTGGCAGGCCTACTTCCACCTGCGCAACCGCCTGGTGGTGGCCTCGCTGCAGTTGCCCGGCAACGGCCGCGGCATGGTCGTCAACACCATCAAGGCGACGCTGAAGCACCTGCTCTGCCTGGAGTATTCGACCGTCGCGATCCAGAATCTCGCGATCAAGGACTTCCTGGCCGGACCGGAGCGGCTGTTCCAGCTGCTGCCGAGCGCCCTGGGCGCGGTGCACGAGTTGCGCAAGCAGTTCCCGGACGCGGTGATCCTCCCGTCCTCCACCGAACTGCCGCTGGCCAGCCACCTCGGTGTCGGCGCGGTCGGTGAGCCGCCGAACCCGATCGCCAAGGTGGTCCGCCTGGCCAAGGGGCTGGTGCACAACGTCAAGCCCGCGCACACCGAACATCACCAGACCCCGCAGTTGAACGTGCCCACGCTGGACGCGCGTTGGTTCCTGCTCTCGCAGGTCGACGGTGTCACCGTGACCACGGCCGACGGCCGCGGCGTCGTCTACCGCAAGCGGGATCCGCGCCAGGCGCTCGGCCTGTTCAAAGAGGCCATGCGGCTGCGCAAGGAACTGGCCGCCCGGTTCCCGGAAATGCAGAAGCGCTATCGTGCCGCGCATCCGGAACTCACCAGCACCGCCGCGTGGGAAAAGGCCTTCGGCATCCGAGCCGCGGAGCCCGCGCAGCAAGCAGACCGTGCCGAGAAGGGGAGCGACCAGAAGTGA
- the glf gene encoding UDP-galactopyranose mutase gives MTVASSPGNSANSTFDLIVVGSGFFGLTIAERAATQLGKRVLVLDRRHHLGGNAYSEPEPETGIEVHVYGAHLFHTSNKRVWDYVTQFTEFTDYNHRVFAMHKGQAYQFPMGLGLISQFFGRYFTPDEAKKLIAEQAAEVETKDAQNLEEKAISLIGRPLYEAFVRDYTAKQWQTDPKELPAGNITRLPVRYNFNNRYFNDTYEGLPKQGYTKWLENMAASDLIEVRVNTDWFDVRDELRAQNPDAPVVYTGPLDRYFDYAEGELGWRTIDFETEVVETGDYQGTSVMNYNDADVPYTRIIEPRHFHPERDYPQDKTVIMREYSRFAQTGDEPYYPINTPEDRAKLLAYRERAKAETASRKVLFGGRLGTYQYLDMHMAIGSALNMFDNVLRPHLESGAPLVDEDNA, from the coding sequence GTGACCGTCGCATCGTCCCCCGGTAACTCCGCAAACTCCACTTTCGACCTGATCGTCGTCGGTTCGGGCTTTTTCGGCCTGACCATCGCCGAACGCGCTGCCACCCAGCTCGGCAAACGCGTGCTGGTCCTCGATCGCCGCCACCACCTGGGCGGGAACGCCTATTCGGAGCCGGAACCGGAAACCGGGATCGAAGTGCACGTCTACGGTGCACACCTGTTCCACACCTCGAACAAGCGCGTCTGGGATTACGTCACCCAGTTCACCGAGTTCACCGACTACAACCACCGCGTTTTCGCGATGCACAAGGGCCAGGCCTACCAGTTCCCGATGGGCCTCGGCCTGATCTCCCAGTTCTTCGGTCGCTACTTCACCCCGGACGAAGCCAAGAAGCTGATCGCCGAGCAGGCCGCCGAGGTCGAGACCAAGGATGCGCAGAACCTCGAGGAAAAGGCCATCTCGCTGATCGGCCGCCCGCTCTATGAAGCGTTCGTGCGCGATTACACCGCCAAGCAGTGGCAGACCGACCCGAAGGAACTGCCCGCCGGCAACATCACCCGCCTGCCGGTGCGCTACAACTTCAACAACCGCTACTTCAACGACACCTACGAGGGTCTGCCGAAGCAGGGGTACACGAAGTGGCTGGAGAACATGGCCGCCTCCGACCTCATCGAGGTCCGCGTGAACACCGACTGGTTCGACGTGCGCGACGAGCTGCGGGCCCAGAACCCGGACGCTCCCGTCGTCTACACCGGCCCGCTGGACCGCTACTTCGACTATGCCGAAGGCGAATTGGGCTGGCGCACCATCGATTTCGAGACCGAAGTGGTCGAAACCGGTGATTACCAGGGCACCTCGGTGATGAACTACAACGACGCGGACGTGCCCTACACCCGCATCATCGAGCCGCGCCACTTCCATCCGGAACGCGACTACCCGCAGGACAAGACGGTCATCATGCGCGAGTACTCCCGTTTCGCGCAGACCGGCGACGAGCCGTACTACCCGATCAACACCCCCGAGGACCGCGCCAAGCTGCTCGCCTACCGCGAGCGCGCCAAGGCCGAAACCGCTTCGCGCAAGGTGCTTTTCGGTGGCCGCCTGGGCACCTACCAGTACCTGGACATGCACATGGCGATCGGCAGCGCGCTCAATATGTTCGACAATGTGCTGCGCCCGCACCTGGAGTCCGGCGCCCCCCTCGTGGATGAGGACAACGCATGA
- a CDS encoding MerR family transcriptional regulator: MSTAFRTGEWSIQDLAKAAGTTSRTLRHYGQLGLLPPSRTGANGYRYYDQDSLVRLQRILLLRELGLGLPAIAEVLAGEQDTTTALRTHLGLLRQEQDRIRRRIDSVLTTLHKTERGEKLVAAEVFDGFDHTQYKDEVEERWGKQAYADSDKWWRSLDEAGKQAFQQEAQDISLGFADARAAGHTPDSAAVQALAARHRAWMGQGWGGKSVPLETFACIGEMYVSDDRFRANYDVHGAGTAEFVRDAMKIYAETHQD; encoded by the coding sequence ATGAGTACGGCATTCCGCACCGGCGAATGGTCCATCCAGGATCTGGCGAAGGCGGCCGGTACCACCAGCCGCACGCTGCGCCACTACGGCCAGCTCGGGCTGTTGCCGCCCAGCCGGACCGGCGCCAACGGCTACCGCTACTACGACCAGGACTCCCTCGTGCGGCTGCAACGCATCCTGCTGCTGCGGGAACTCGGCCTCGGCCTGCCGGCCATCGCCGAAGTCCTTGCCGGAGAACAGGATACGACCACCGCACTGCGCACGCACCTGGGTTTGCTACGGCAAGAACAGGATCGGATCCGGCGCCGGATCGACTCGGTACTGACCACGCTGCACAAGACGGAAAGAGGTGAGAAGCTCGTGGCCGCAGAGGTTTTCGACGGGTTCGACCACACCCAGTACAAGGACGAAGTAGAAGAGCGGTGGGGCAAACAGGCCTACGCCGACAGTGACAAATGGTGGCGTTCGCTGGACGAGGCCGGCAAGCAGGCGTTCCAGCAGGAGGCGCAGGACATCTCGCTCGGCTTCGCCGACGCCCGCGCCGCCGGTCACACCCCGGACAGCGCCGCGGTCCAGGCGCTCGCGGCCCGCCACCGGGCCTGGATGGGCCAGGGCTGGGGCGGCAAATCGGTCCCGCTGGAGACATTCGCCTGCATCGGCGAAATGTATGTCTCCGACGACCGCTTCCGGGCCAATTACGACGTCCACGGGGCGGGCACCGCGGAATTCGTCCGGGACGCCATGAAGATCTACGCCGAGACCCATCAGGACTGA
- a CDS encoding EamA family transporter — MTTPAVRTGSPAATLALTALTPIVWGSTYAVTTEFLPPDRPLFTALMRALPAGLILLAFTRTLPHGAWIGRAAVLGFLNIGAFFPLLFLAAYRLPGGVAGVLGAVAPMFALGFAALVLAEKLSTRKALAALVGVAGVSLVVLQGTARLDAVGVVAGLAGAASMALGTIFTKRWGRPEGVSLLGMTGWQLTAGGLFIAPLALVIEGAPPALDGAAIGGYLYLGVIGTAGAYWLWLRGISKVPATSVAFLGLLSPVSAAVIGWIALGQALTPLQMLGMAVALGGTVLGQTTARVRTLRPVAPPQVEGILVKA, encoded by the coding sequence ATGACAACCCCCGCAGTGCGAACCGGCTCACCCGCCGCCACTCTCGCGCTCACCGCCCTCACCCCGATCGTCTGGGGTTCCACCTACGCGGTCACCACCGAGTTCCTGCCTCCGGATCGCCCGCTGTTCACCGCGCTCATGCGTGCGCTGCCCGCGGGCTTGATCCTGCTCGCCTTCACCCGGACGCTGCCGCACGGCGCGTGGATCGGGCGGGCGGCCGTGCTCGGATTCCTCAATATCGGCGCGTTCTTCCCGCTGCTGTTCCTGGCTGCCTACCGGCTGCCGGGCGGTGTCGCCGGAGTACTGGGTGCGGTGGCGCCGATGTTCGCACTCGGATTCGCGGCCCTGGTGCTGGCCGAAAAGCTCAGCACCCGTAAGGCTCTCGCGGCGCTGGTGGGTGTCGCCGGGGTATCGCTGGTTGTGTTGCAGGGCACGGCGCGACTCGACGCCGTCGGCGTGGTCGCCGGACTGGCGGGTGCCGCGTCGATGGCGCTCGGCACCATCTTCACCAAGCGCTGGGGGCGTCCGGAGGGCGTCAGCCTGCTCGGTATGACCGGTTGGCAGCTCACCGCCGGCGGACTGTTCATCGCCCCGCTCGCGCTGGTCATCGAAGGCGCGCCACCCGCCTTGGACGGTGCGGCCATCGGCGGCTACCTCTACCTGGGCGTCATCGGAACAGCCGGCGCCTACTGGCTGTGGCTGCGCGGCATCTCCAAGGTGCCCGCCACCTCGGTCGCCTTCCTCGGGCTGCTGTCGCCGGTGTCGGCGGCCGTGATCGGCTGGATCGCCCTCGGTCAGGCACTCACTCCACTGCAGATGCTGGGTATGGCGGTCGCCCTCGGCGGCACGGTCCTCGGCCAGACCACCGCGCGGGTGCGCACGCTGCGACCCGTCGCGCCGCCGCAGGTGGAGGGCATACTGGTAAAGGCTTGA
- a CDS encoding MarR family winged helix-turn-helix transcriptional regulator codes for MSDAIDLITAQWARERPDVDVTPMAVIGRITRLAQLLEAELKKFFAGHDLEFWEFDVLATLRRAGAETGLTAGALNRSAMRTSGAITNRVDRLTARGLVQRAACPNDRRAIRVQLTPEGRALVDKVLPLHMANEKRLLETLGVDDRTQLADLLRDLAESLGDTSLD; via the coding sequence ATGAGCGACGCGATCGACCTCATCACCGCCCAGTGGGCGCGCGAACGCCCCGACGTGGACGTCACCCCCATGGCGGTGATCGGCCGGATCACCCGCCTCGCCCAACTCCTGGAGGCCGAACTCAAGAAGTTCTTCGCCGGACACGACCTGGAATTCTGGGAGTTCGACGTGCTCGCCACCCTGCGTCGCGCGGGCGCCGAAACCGGGCTCACCGCAGGCGCTTTGAACCGCTCCGCCATGCGCACCTCAGGCGCGATCACCAACCGAGTCGACCGGCTGACCGCCCGCGGCCTGGTGCAGCGCGCCGCCTGCCCCAACGACCGCCGCGCCATCCGAGTCCAGCTCACCCCCGAGGGCCGCGCCCTGGTCGACAAGGTACTGCCGCTGCACATGGCGAACGAGAAACGCCTACTGGAAACCCTCGGCGTCGACGACCGGACACAGTTGGCCGACCTCCTGCGCGACCTGGCCGAGTCGCTGGGTGACACCAGCCTGGATTGA
- a CDS encoding SpoIID/LytB domain-containing protein, whose amino-acid sequence MRRRQRPLGDRIRRPGGLCKAPRRRRIRPSALTGTWRPLLVTGCAAALAGMLLTWVNWPAEYRQLAGPGHGRGMSQHGAFDNAVQGWAAERILEHYYPGATLGTIPPTTVAVRLTAQDDSTLDTYAEAGLRVAGQVLAPGEVAHLTALPDGGANVVVTVGCDGEVLWQTETRDPWVYPLDPNPGRPAAEHLMLCNGTGYRGALGLATEDGVARTVNRVNVEDYLLGVVPAEMQANWADKGAGEALRAQAVAARSYVLAESRYPYAQTCDTTDCQVYAGTVVEDPRAAEAVHATAGAVLLRDGRILRSEYSSAPDGGGPADIHTFEVGPTPAELGIGHVPEPMVQAAETTSPIDLEFRRLGGDSGALGPPLGPELRLPRSIGSYRMFTNGIIVATPALGARVVDFTTLMELAPGGVAQPGPAATIPPHTASTPTPRPTVNIPAPYADSTHHEPATPELAVPPAQPAAASPPDPGIPAQAGAPAFDGEVELVAPEHISAQPELGGVDPNG is encoded by the coding sequence ATGCGACGCAGACAACGCCCTCTTGGTGATCGGATCCGCCGCCCCGGCGGCCTGTGCAAAGCGCCCCGCAGACGCAGAATCCGGCCGTCCGCACTGACCGGAACGTGGCGCCCGCTGCTGGTCACCGGATGTGCGGCGGCCCTCGCCGGAATGCTGCTGACCTGGGTGAATTGGCCCGCCGAGTATCGGCAGCTGGCCGGACCGGGACATGGCAGGGGTATGAGTCAGCACGGCGCCTTCGACAACGCGGTACAGGGGTGGGCCGCCGAACGCATCCTCGAGCACTACTATCCGGGCGCGACGCTCGGCACCATCCCGCCGACCACCGTCGCGGTGCGTCTCACCGCCCAGGACGACTCCACGCTCGACACCTACGCCGAGGCGGGATTGCGGGTTGCCGGACAGGTGCTCGCGCCCGGCGAGGTCGCCCACCTGACCGCACTGCCCGACGGCGGTGCGAATGTCGTCGTGACCGTCGGATGCGACGGAGAAGTGCTGTGGCAGACCGAGACCCGTGATCCGTGGGTCTACCCCCTCGACCCGAATCCGGGGCGCCCCGCCGCCGAACATCTGATGCTGTGCAACGGCACCGGCTATCGCGGCGCACTCGGTCTGGCCACCGAGGACGGAGTGGCGCGCACCGTCAACCGGGTGAACGTGGAGGACTATCTGCTCGGCGTGGTCCCCGCCGAGATGCAGGCGAACTGGGCCGACAAGGGCGCGGGTGAGGCGTTGCGCGCGCAGGCCGTCGCCGCCCGGTCGTACGTGCTCGCCGAATCCCGCTACCCCTACGCCCAGACCTGCGACACCACCGACTGCCAGGTCTACGCGGGCACTGTGGTCGAAGACCCGCGCGCGGCCGAGGCCGTCCACGCCACCGCGGGCGCCGTACTGCTGCGCGACGGCCGAATCCTGCGCTCGGAATATTCCTCCGCCCCCGACGGCGGCGGTCCAGCCGACATCCACACCTTCGAAGTGGGCCCGACGCCCGCCGAACTCGGCATCGGGCACGTGCCGGAACCAATGGTCCAAGCCGCGGAAACCACATCGCCGATAGACCTCGAATTCCGCAGGCTCGGCGGCGATTCCGGCGCGCTGGGCCCGCCCCTCGGCCCGGAACTGCGTCTACCGCGCAGCATCGGCAGCTACCGCATGTTCACCAACGGCATCATCGTCGCCACCCCCGCCCTCGGCGCGCGCGTCGTCGATTTCACCACGCTCATGGAGTTGGCCCCCGGCGGCGTCGCCCAACCCGGACCGGCCGCCACTATCCCACCCCACACCGCCTCCACCCCCACCCCGCGACCGACGGTGAATATCCCTGCACCATACGCAGATTCGACGCACCATGAACCGGCCACCCCTGAACTCGCAGTGCCACCAGCACAACCCGCCGCCGCATCGCCGCCCGACCCCGGCATTCCCGCGCAGGCTGGTGCTCCGGCATTCGATGGCGAGGTGGAACTGGTTGCGCCGGAACACATTTCCGCGCAGCCGGAACTCGGCGGTGTAGACCCGAATGGGTAG